A single Photobacterium toruni DNA region contains:
- the malT gene encoding HTH-type transcriptional regulator MalT, translating to MWIPSKLTRPARLHNAILRPRLLDNLNQANNYRLVLFRSPAGYGKTTMAAQWLKDIPHTGWFNIDENDNESFRFVNYFLQAINKATDNSCLKTQAMAERRQFACITTLMNALFAELADYQALCYIVLDDYHVIDNDSIHEGMRFFLKHMPDNITLVVTSRTVPPLGTANLRIRDLLLEVDLDGLAFDEEETQRFFHQRVTDHVEGQLLSSLRQQVEGWPSALQLIALHAKQKPNLLADSAHSLVNFNRSHLWDYLAEEVFDQLSEDIKDFLLHCSILDMFNAELITELTGRSDALAMLESLNRFGLFLTPLEGDNNWYRFHHLFAEFLRHQRYATIPQQQCKLHENAANAWIKQHNYQQALIHALKSENQSLLTNLLSTHGWSMFHQGELNLLEDAINKLNQDVLFGSPRLCLIKAWLAQSQHRYNDVGELLSQSEAELIARKLTIDDAIQGEFNALRAQVAINQSKPQQALKLAELSLGQLPATTYRSRIVATSVIGEVHHCLGNLTQALSMMQQTEKMARQYHFYHQALWALLQQSEILIAQGAIHHAFELLESATKLIQEQHLQQVPLHEFTLRLKAQILWCWHRLDDAEQCTHKCIEILAPFDKSKSLHAYSMLARIAISRGELDKATRYLDICNDLVKNTSYHIDWLANHDFSCLLYWQAKNDTNAIKDWLLSITPPQSYCNHFQQLHARNIVRAHLLLNETDQAQQLLNTMQQACIEHDLHTDHHRNAIIQTALYKQAQQSQQALTTLNEVLTVSNHSGMISDFLCVGDDINALLQTLVEHKKLDELTLHRCQYLLREMTSKERARVVHFDENFVDKLLALPNIPELIRSSPLTQREWQVLGLIYAGYSNEQISNELDVAATTIKTHIRNLYQKLNIINRHQAIETAESLLKLIGLAA from the coding sequence ATGTGGATACCTTCTAAACTTACTCGCCCAGCACGATTACACAACGCGATTTTACGACCTCGCCTCCTTGATAATCTGAACCAAGCTAATAATTATCGATTAGTCCTCTTTCGCTCACCAGCGGGTTATGGAAAAACTACCATGGCAGCGCAATGGCTAAAAGATATTCCACATACGGGTTGGTTTAACATTGATGAAAACGACAATGAGAGTTTTCGGTTTGTTAATTATTTTCTGCAAGCAATAAATAAAGCCACTGATAATAGCTGTTTAAAAACTCAAGCAATGGCTGAGCGCCGTCAGTTTGCTTGTATTACTACCTTAATGAATGCTCTTTTTGCTGAATTAGCCGATTATCAAGCATTATGTTACATCGTATTAGATGATTATCATGTTATTGACAATGACAGTATTCATGAAGGAATGCGTTTTTTCTTAAAGCACATGCCTGATAATATTACACTTGTTGTCACCAGTCGTACTGTCCCACCATTAGGAACAGCGAATTTACGTATTCGTGATTTGTTACTTGAAGTCGATCTCGATGGACTTGCTTTTGATGAAGAAGAAACCCAACGCTTTTTTCACCAACGAGTGACTGATCATGTTGAAGGCCAATTACTCAGTAGCTTACGTCAACAAGTTGAAGGCTGGCCATCAGCATTACAATTGATTGCTTTACATGCAAAACAAAAACCGAATTTGTTGGCCGACTCAGCACATTCCTTAGTTAATTTTAATCGTAGCCATTTATGGGATTACTTAGCTGAAGAAGTCTTTGATCAATTGAGTGAAGATATTAAAGATTTTTTATTACATTGCTCAATATTAGACATGTTTAATGCTGAACTCATTACTGAATTAACCGGACGATCTGATGCTTTAGCCATGTTAGAGTCACTCAATCGCTTTGGCTTATTTTTAACACCTTTAGAAGGCGATAATAATTGGTATCGTTTCCATCATTTATTTGCTGAGTTTTTACGCCATCAACGCTATGCCACGATCCCTCAACAACAGTGTAAATTACATGAAAATGCAGCAAACGCATGGATAAAACAGCATAATTATCAACAAGCATTGATTCATGCCCTCAAAAGTGAAAATCAATCATTATTAACCAATTTATTATCAACTCATGGTTGGAGTATGTTCCATCAAGGTGAGTTAAATTTACTTGAAGATGCCATTAATAAACTCAATCAAGACGTTTTATTTGGCTCACCACGTTTATGTTTAATAAAAGCATGGCTCGCACAAAGTCAACATCGTTATAATGATGTTGGCGAACTATTATCACAAAGTGAAGCAGAGCTAATCGCTCGAAAACTAACAATCGATGATGCAATTCAAGGCGAATTTAATGCACTACGTGCGCAAGTTGCTATTAATCAAAGTAAGCCTCAACAAGCACTTAAACTTGCAGAGTTATCGTTAGGACAACTTCCTGCAACAACTTATCGTAGTCGTATTGTTGCAACATCTGTCATAGGGGAAGTTCATCATTGTTTAGGTAATTTAACGCAAGCGTTATCTATGATGCAACAAACTGAAAAAATGGCACGTCAATACCATTTTTATCATCAAGCATTATGGGCATTACTTCAACAATCTGAGATTCTGATTGCTCAAGGTGCTATTCATCATGCATTTGAATTATTAGAGAGCGCCACTAAGCTCATTCAAGAACAGCATTTACAGCAAGTTCCATTACATGAGTTTACTTTACGTTTAAAAGCACAAATTTTATGGTGTTGGCATCGTTTAGATGACGCTGAACAATGTACCCATAAATGCATTGAAATTTTAGCGCCATTTGATAAATCAAAATCATTACATGCCTATTCGATGCTCGCTAGAATTGCAATCTCTAGAGGCGAATTAGATAAGGCAACCCGCTATCTTGATATATGCAATGATTTAGTTAAAAACACCTCATATCATATTGATTGGTTAGCAAACCATGATTTTAGTTGCCTTCTGTATTGGCAGGCTAAAAACGATACTAATGCTATTAAAGACTGGTTGCTATCCATTACACCACCACAATCATATTGTAATCATTTTCAACAATTACACGCCCGTAATATTGTCAGAGCTCATCTCTTATTAAACGAAACAGATCAAGCACAACAGTTACTTAACACCATGCAACAAGCTTGTATTGAACATGATTTACATACAGATCATCATCGCAACGCAATCATTCAAACGGCATTATATAAACAAGCACAACAATCACAACAGGCATTAACTACTTTAAATGAAGTGCTTACTGTCAGTAATCACTCAGGTATGATCAGTGACTTTTTATGCGTTGGCGATGATATCAATGCATTACTTCAAACGCTTGTTGAACATAAAAAATTAGACGAGTTAACACTGCATCGTTGCCAATATTTATTACGAGAAATGACCAGCAAAGAGCGGGCTCGTGTCGTACATTTTGATGAGAATTTTGTTGATAAACTATTAGCTCTACCAAATATTCCAGAACTTATTCGTTCTAGCCCACTCACACAACGTGAATGGCAAGTATTAGGGCTAATTTATGCCGGTTATAGTAATGAGCAAATATCAAATGAACTTGATGTCGCAGCGACAACAATTAAAACCCACATTCGTAATTTGTATCAAAAATTGAACATCATCAATCGCCACCAAGCTATTGAAACTGCTGAAAGTTTATTAAAACTCATTGGATTAGCGGCATAA
- a CDS encoding glycogen/starch/alpha-glucan phosphorylase — MKKRGQTQQFDKASFKASVKKHLITTYAQNIETASDKHWYLAVGKALAEISTGNLLETEKRVANAQTRSVNYFSLEFLIGRLTGNNLISLGLYEQISDAVAELGLQLTDLLEQERDPALGNGGLGRLAACFMDSLAAQEFPSVGYGLHYQYGLFQQSFIDGHQIELPDAWRAAEGYPWEVQRPELNKFVGLYGDVSTYTDEKGQQHRRWNPAVTLQGIAWDLPIIGYQNQSVFPLRLWECRAPVPFNLAKFNDGDYVGAQQTQIAAGNVTKILYPNDNHDQGKVLRLTQQYFHCACSIADIICRHLKNGHEIKSLSKFEAIQLNDTHPTIAIPELMRVLLDEHKLSWNDAWEIVSNTFAYTNHTLLPEALETWSEALIGELLPRHLEIIFEINHRLMVQVEAKWPGNNEVKRKLSIIAEGKSRMVRMANLCVASTYAVNGVAALHSELVKRDLFPEFDELFPGRLQNVTNGITPRRWLKYCNPQLSALISEKIGTEWPAHLEQLEAISQFANDTKFQQRFAEIKKQNKQRFADWVAENLDIELDTNAIFDVQIKRLHEYKRQHLNLLHILSLYHRLLNDPTFDMHPRVFIFAAKAAPGYALAKDIIYAINKVADKVNNDPRLEGKLKVVFVPDYRVSLAEIIIPAADVSEQISTAGKEASGTGNMKLALNGALTIGTMDGANVEIREEVGDDNIFIFGLLVDDVEKLKAEGYNPHAYYEQDSLLKASIDLLDNNEFDVTDCAAFSNIRHNLLEGGDPYLVLADFADYVNAHNRIDAEYRNQTQWVKKTILNTALVGKFSSDRSIRDYVNNIWKLTALPK; from the coding sequence ATGAAAAAGCGTGGTCAAACACAACAATTTGATAAAGCCTCATTTAAGGCTTCAGTTAAAAAACATTTAATTACTACCTATGCTCAAAATATTGAAACTGCCAGTGATAAGCATTGGTATTTAGCTGTTGGCAAAGCGCTTGCTGAAATTAGCACTGGTAACTTACTTGAAACAGAAAAGCGTGTTGCTAATGCACAAACGCGTAGTGTTAACTACTTTTCATTAGAATTTTTAATTGGTCGTTTAACGGGCAATAATTTAATTAGTCTTGGTTTATATGAACAAATTAGTGACGCTGTTGCTGAACTTGGTTTGCAGTTAACTGATCTATTAGAACAAGAGCGAGATCCTGCATTAGGCAATGGTGGCTTAGGTCGTTTAGCTGCGTGTTTTATGGATTCGTTAGCAGCTCAAGAATTTCCTTCTGTTGGTTATGGCTTGCATTATCAATATGGTTTATTCCAACAATCATTTATTGATGGTCATCAAATTGAATTACCCGATGCATGGCGTGCCGCTGAGGGCTATCCTTGGGAAGTTCAACGTCCAGAGTTAAATAAATTTGTTGGCCTATATGGTGATGTTAGTACTTATACTGATGAAAAAGGACAGCAGCATCGACGTTGGAATCCTGCGGTCACATTACAAGGTATTGCGTGGGATTTACCTATTATTGGTTATCAAAACCAGTCGGTATTTCCGTTACGTTTATGGGAATGTCGAGCTCCTGTACCATTTAACTTAGCGAAGTTTAATGATGGTGATTATGTTGGCGCACAGCAAACACAAATTGCGGCAGGTAATGTAACTAAGATACTGTATCCAAATGATAATCACGACCAAGGTAAAGTATTACGTTTAACGCAGCAATATTTCCATTGTGCTTGTTCAATTGCTGATATTATTTGTCGTCATCTTAAAAATGGTCATGAAATTAAGTCGTTATCAAAATTTGAAGCAATACAGCTTAACGATACCCATCCAACTATTGCTATTCCAGAGTTGATGCGAGTGTTATTAGATGAGCATAAATTAAGTTGGAATGACGCATGGGAAATTGTTTCAAACACCTTTGCTTACACTAACCACACCTTATTGCCAGAAGCATTAGAAACATGGAGTGAAGCTTTAATTGGGGAATTATTACCTCGCCATTTAGAGATCATTTTTGAAATAAATCATCGTCTAATGGTGCAAGTTGAAGCTAAATGGCCGGGTAATAATGAAGTAAAACGCAAACTTTCTATTATCGCGGAAGGTAAGTCGCGGATGGTTCGTATGGCGAACCTTTGCGTAGCAAGTACTTATGCAGTTAATGGTGTTGCGGCACTGCACTCAGAATTAGTCAAACGCGATTTATTCCCAGAGTTTGATGAATTATTTCCTGGGCGTCTACAAAATGTGACCAATGGAATTACGCCTCGTCGTTGGCTTAAATATTGTAATCCACAATTATCAGCTTTAATTAGTGAAAAAATTGGTACTGAGTGGCCTGCACATTTGGAACAATTAGAAGCAATTTCTCAGTTTGCTAATGATACTAAATTTCAGCAGCGTTTTGCTGAGATAAAAAAACAAAATAAACAACGTTTTGCTGATTGGGTTGCTGAAAATCTGGATATTGAATTAGATACGAATGCTATTTTTGATGTGCAGATTAAACGGCTACATGAATATAAACGTCAGCATTTAAATTTATTACATATATTATCGCTATACCATCGTTTATTAAATGATCCAACATTTGATATGCATCCTCGAGTATTTATTTTTGCAGCTAAAGCAGCACCGGGTTATGCCTTAGCGAAAGATATTATTTATGCCATTAATAAAGTAGCCGATAAAGTAAATAACGATCCTCGCTTAGAGGGTAAGTTGAAAGTGGTTTTTGTGCCTGATTATCGCGTTAGCTTAGCTGAAATTATTATTCCTGCGGCAGATGTATCAGAACAAATATCAACTGCTGGTAAAGAAGCCTCTGGTACGGGTAATATGAAGTTAGCACTTAATGGTGCATTAACGATTGGTACGATGGATGGTGCTAACGTTGAAATCCGTGAAGAAGTCGGCGATGACAATATCTTTATCTTTGGTTTATTAGTTGATGATGTTGAAAAACTAAAAGCTGAGGGTTACAACCCCCATGCTTATTATGAGCAAGATAGTTTATTAAAAGCATCCATTGATTTATTAGATAATAATGAATTTGATGTTACGGATTGTGCTGCGTTTTCTAATATTCGTCATAACCTATTAGAGGGCGGCGATCCCTATTTAGTTCTGGCTGATTTTGCTGACTATGTGAACGCACATAATCGTATTGATGCGGAATACCGTAATCAAACTCAGTGGGTTAAAAAGACTATTTTAAATACTGCATTAGTAGGTAAGTTTAGTTCTGATAGAAGTATTCGTGATTATGTAAACAATATTTGGAAACTAACTGCACTGCCTAAGTAA
- a CDS encoding IS1595-like element ISPma1 family transposase yields MPKNSIQFQKGFSIPEFMQMYGTEIQCRERLFNIRWKNGYVCPTCASKSYCELKSRSLYQCNKCHHQTSLTAGTLFSHSKLPLTTWFLAIYLITQDKNSISALELKRKLGVSYNAAWRIKHKLMQVMKEHDDNRKLGNIVQLDDAYIGGKQKGKRGRGAKGKTPFVSAISLNEEGHPIYMRLSVVSCFKKQEITDWAKKHLQEKTLVISDGLPCFNGLLAADIIHGSLPKNGKELHQYEAAFYWVDTMIGNVKNSIKGTYHAIREKHIPRYLGEFCFRFNYRFRVEDIFNTLIKCGAKSPPMPEKLLTLAESRW; encoded by the coding sequence ATGCCTAAGAATTCAATCCAATTTCAGAAAGGCTTTTCTATACCCGAATTTATGCAAATGTATGGGACAGAAATTCAATGTAGAGAGCGTTTATTTAATATTCGATGGAAAAATGGTTACGTTTGCCCTACCTGTGCTTCTAAAAGTTATTGTGAACTTAAATCGCGGTCATTATATCAATGTAATAAGTGTCACCATCAGACATCATTGACGGCAGGTACTTTATTTTCCCATTCAAAATTACCGTTAACTACTTGGTTTTTAGCTATTTATCTCATCACACAAGATAAAAACAGTATTTCAGCATTAGAGCTAAAGCGTAAATTAGGGGTTTCTTATAACGCAGCATGGCGAATAAAACATAAGCTCATGCAAGTGATGAAAGAGCATGATGATAATCGAAAGTTAGGCAATATCGTGCAATTGGATGATGCATATATTGGAGGTAAACAAAAAGGAAAGCGAGGACGTGGTGCCAAAGGTAAAACACCTTTTGTATCAGCGATCTCTTTGAATGAAGAAGGTCATCCTATTTATATGCGGCTAAGTGTTGTTTCTTGTTTTAAAAAACAAGAAATTACAGATTGGGCTAAAAAGCATTTACAAGAAAAAACGTTAGTCATATCAGATGGTTTACCCTGTTTTAATGGTCTGTTAGCAGCAGATATTATTCATGGTTCATTACCAAAAAATGGTAAAGAACTTCACCAATATGAAGCTGCATTTTATTGGGTCGATACCATGATTGGTAACGTTAAAAATTCGATAAAAGGGACATATCACGCAATTAGAGAAAAGCATATTCCTCGTTATCTTGGTGAATTCTGTTTTCGATTTAATTATCGGTTTCGAGTTGAAGATATATTCAATACGCTAATTAAATGTGGTGCAAAATCACCACCGATGCCAGAGAAATTATTAACGCTGGCTGAGTCTCGGTGGTAA